The Gadus morhua chromosome 10, gadMor3.0, whole genome shotgun sequence genome segment TGTGTTCCTCCACACAAAGCTGTAGTGGACAACGGCCACCTCGTCATACAGAGGAGGAGTCTGGGTATCGTACTGACGACACTCTGTGGGTCTGAGAGTTCTCCATAGCGACATCAACTGTCCATATAATGTCCAAGCTTAAATCGAAATGATTCGTTTATATTGTCAAGGTCCAGAGACAACCCACGAATGAGCTCATATTAAGGCAGATAAGGGTGACCATATATTATGTTGGGGAATCTGCAATTAATTATTTGTCACGCAGACGGTCTCAAAAAATGTATTGAATTAtgcaacaaaaagaaaatcctGAAAACAGCCATCATGGTGGAATCACATAACGTCTCACGTCCGATACCATGGAGAGCGTCTTTACTGTGGACGCGCACAGAGCGGCGGCTCCCTCGTTTACCTTCATCATTATACTTCATGAGATCCCTCACCTCCGAATACTGATCTACAACTTCAGCCCCTGGCATGTAAAGATGTCCACATTTAAATAACGAGACGGTGCCAGCAGCTATACGACGCATTGTCATCTGATACAAGCctaaatgttttgtattttattcatttcttttatacaacacttttatgttgAGAGATATGCCTATTAACACAGAAATTGAAACACCTATCAATATCATTGTTGTTGTGTATACATCAATATAAACGTTTGCTGCACAAAAAAGGGAATTAATGAATGTAGAAACAAAGTGCAATGACGACATACATTTATCAGTTGTATTTAAAGCAACTCGTGAAACTCTTACCTTatctttatttggtaaagtctGAGTTCTGTTTAACGTGTCTCCTCCATTTATACTGATGAGTTCTCCATCAACAGGCGGGAATTGAGGAGGGAACACTACTACGTCACTCTTCAGTGTGTCTGAGCTGAAACACACGTCATACTGCTGAGTAGATTTAGAGTAAGACCAGCTCCCGTCAGGGTGGGTGGTGATCATTGGGGCGCTGTACCTGCTGAAACTGTTGTCTGTCCGGTGGCATTTGACTGCTATTAAACTGATGAGACTCAGTAGAAAGATTACTGACACCGACGCAATGGCGATCAGCAAATACAGGTTTAAAGCAGAGAAGCTGTCCTCCTTTAGCGGCACGTGTCTTAACTGAGTCTGAAGGTCTCCTGTGTTTTCAACCACAACGACATCAATAGACACAGTAGCTGTCAGGGAGGGCTCTCCGTTATCACAAACCAACACGACCAACGGGTGAGTTTTCAGGTCATTGTCACTCATCCGTATCTTAGTCCTGATTTCACCGGTGCTGGTTCCGATCCGAAAGAGATTGGTTCCTTTGGGTTCAGAGATGTGATAAGAAAGCAGTGCATTGTAACCAGAGTCTGCGTCTACGGCCCGGATTTTAGCCACAAAGTATCCCGCTTCAGCAGAGTAGGGAATGTTCTCACTGTTAACGGAGCCGTGTTCAGAATAGGGGGGTAGAATCCCGGGACTGTTGTCATTCTCATCCAGGATGAAAACGTTAACAATCACGTTGCTGCTCAGTGGAGGAACCCCAGAATCTGTGGCCTGGACTTTGAAACTGAATGTTTTAAACTCTTCAAAGTTGAAAGAACGAAGGCTGAGAATGTCGCCTGTTTCTGAATTCATATTAATAAGGGATGATATTTGAACATTTGTTGTTGGGATAGCTTGTAATGAATACGTTATTTGCGCATTTTCATTGACATCAGGGTCGAATGCTGTCACTTTGTAAATTACATCGCCTACCCGATCATTCTCTTTGACATAAACATTGTAAACGGGTTCTCTGAAGCGCGGCGGGTTGTCATTCACGTCAGAAAGTTGAACAACAACAAGGCTGGTACTAGAGATGGGTGGGGTCCCTTCGTCTGTCGCTGCGATGGTTATATTGTATTGATACGTGATTTCTCGGTCAAGTGCCCCATCTACGATCATCGAGTACTCATTTTTGTAGTTCAGCTTAAGAGAAAATGGCACAGAACCAATGATTCTACAATTAGTTTGTCCATTTTTTCCACTGTCTGTGTCCAACACATTAATTAAAGCAACAACCGTGCCTCTCTCGGCATCCTCTTTGAGAGGACTGTTTACCGACGTAATTGATATTTCTGGGGCGTTATCGTTCACATCGACAACCTCCACGAGCAGTTTAGAATAACCACTGCGAGGGGAAGCACCTTTATCCGTGGCCTGTACACGGAGCTCGTACGCTGCGTTTGTCTCGTGATCCAAACTCTCTTTGACCGTCACTTCTCCACTGAACGCATCGATATCGAATTTATCATATGACTTTACATTTCCACGTTTCATGAAGCTGTATATAATTTCGGCATTTGACCCTTCGTCTAAATCTGTGGCGTCCAATTTAATAACAGTTGTACCTGCCGGTACGCTTTCGTTAACACGTATCTTGTAAAGCATTTTGCCAAAAGCAGGAGTATTATCGTTTACGTCAATTATGTTCACTGTAATTTTCAAAGTGCCCGTTTTAACCGGTTTTCCTCCGTCGATAGCGGTCAGTGTAAGCTTAATGACTTGCTCATGTTCGCGGTCTAGGGCTTTTTTGAGAACTAACTCAGCAGACACGGTCTCCTCTCCACTGCCCTGTACATCGAGAGAGAAATAATCGTTTTGGTTTAGTTTGTAGTTATGCACTGAATTGCTGCCTTCGTCTGGGTCGATCGCAGCTGGGAGAGGGTATCTTTCTCCAGTCGAAGATGATTCAGAGATGTTAAATGCGTGGTTTTGTTCCAGAAAAACGGGCCCGTTGTCATTTATATCTAAAACATTAACTTCTATTCGGTAAATATTTATCGGATTACTTAATACAGCCTGAATTTTTAAAATGCATTTGGCCAAGTGTGGACACAGCTCTTCACGGTTCATTCTCTCGCCCACCGTCAAAGCTCCCGTTATTAAATTTGCATCGAAATGTTTCTTACTATGACCAGATACGATCTGTAGACCCCTAGATTCCAGTTGGcgtacatttatatttaaatccTTTGCGAGATTTCCAACAGCTGTGCCTTTGTCTGCCTCCTCGGAAACGGTATAGGACAGCAGAGCGACTGAGCACTCAAATAGACAAAGGACGAGAATATGAATAATCCAAACGCTTCCTCTGCCATCGCCACGGCCCATCTCTGTCATTGAACGGGACCGGAATCAAAAAATATTCACATGAATTCCACAAAACGCATAAGAATCCATCAAATGACCATGCCATAGAGCGCTGCACTACCATCTACCTTCGATTCAAATGAGGACTTGCTACACACTGTCACGTAATTGAACCCTCGTCCGAGAGGAGGGGCTTTGAAATGACCACAGCGATGTAGGCCTACCCCACGGTCTCGAGCGACACCGTGTGCTTAATTCCCGTGGACGCGGAGTCTACACTTGGGGAAATGTTGATGATTAAAAACATGAACTTTGTAGATCTAACATATCTGCCAACGGTGTTATGTAGAGATTAGGCGATGGGTTAAGGTTTGGGGTAAAATATGTGTTGACATATAGgactaaatataaatgtaggTATATATGAGGCTGAAACATGCTAAGAAAGCTCAAATTAAAGGTACGTATTATTTCGTATATTATAATCGAATTATATtcaaatgtaatgtaataatcaCCATATGTCTGAACATGTTCCTAATTTAAAATTCTGGAAAATATTAACCCTATTAGGACTTATGTTTCACACGAAAGCTTTAAGCACCTTGGACAGAGACGTACCGTGTATCACAACAAGGCCTGCGCTGTAGATAAACGGCCAACGATGGAACACTTGTAAAACATGAACAAATTCATGACTACAATATATGAAAGTCTACTATATCATATTCTTACCTTGTCTTTGTTTTGTAATGTCTGAGTCATGCAATACGTGTCCCCTCCGTTTACACTGATCAGTTCTCCATCAACAGGCGCAAATGGTTTTGCATTGAGCAAAATGGGATAATGAAAAGCATATGCTAACCAAAACTAGACATCCATCAAAGTCTACCATCACAGAAAGAAATTGTAATCCAAGCCCACAGGCAAAGAGCAACAACTATTTCAGAGAGCAAGGTCAATAAATAGAGGATGTTTTCCTGATCAGGAAATAATATTAGGTCACAGAATCCCTACTTCCTCCTCTAAGTCGAAAATAACATTGCAAAGACGGGCCAAATTTATTATATGGAACCTTTAAATGAAATGAAACGTGTGGCTGATTAGCACTTAACATACCTTCTCGTGATTGGGCAAAGTCTGAGTTCTGCTTAAAGAGTCTCCTCCGTTTATACTGATCAGTTCTCCATCAACAGGCGGGAATTGAGGAGGGAACACTACTACGTCACTCTTCAGTGTGTCTGAGCTGAAACACACATCATACTGCTGAGTAGATTTAGAGTATGACCAGCTCCCGTCAGGGTGGGTGGTGATCATTGGGGCGCTGTACCTGCTGAAACTGTTGTCTGTCCGGTGGCATTTGACTGCTATTAAACAGATGAGACTCAGTAGAAAGATCACTGACACCGACGCAATGGCGATCAGCAAATACAGGTTTACAGCAGAGAAGCTGTCCTCCTTTGGCGGCACGTGTCTGAACTGAGTCTGAAGGTCTCCTGTGTTTTCCACCACAACGACATCAATAGACACAGTAGCTGTCAGGGAGGGCTCCCCGTTATCacaaaccaacaccaccaacgggTGAGTTTTCAGGTCATTGTCACTCATCCGTCTCTTAGTCCTGATTTCACCGGTGCTGGTTCCGATCCGAAAGAGATTGGTTCCTTTGGGTTCAGAGATGTGATAAGAAAGCAGTGCATTGTAACCAGAGTCTGCGTCTACGGCCCTGATTTTAGCCACGAAGTATCCCGCTTCAGCAGAGTAGGGAATGTTCTCACTGTTAACGGAGCCGTGTTCAGAATAGGGGGGTAAAATCCCGGGACTGTTGTCATTCTCATCCAGGATACAAACATTGACAGTGACGTTACTACGTAGCGGGGGAACTCCAGAGTCCGTGGCTTGAACTTTaaactgaaatgtttttttttcttcataatCATAAGACTGAAGACAAACTATTTCGCCAGACTCCGGGTTGATATTTACCATCGATAACACGGGAAAGGACGCGTTATTTACTATAGCAAACGTTACTTTTGCATTGTCACCTACATCTGCATCAACAGCAGTAACTGTATGAATGACTCGATCTGTCGGGCTGTTTTCTTTTACATAAACATTCATGACCGGATGAGGAAAACGCGGTGGATTGTCATTGACATCAGAAACGTGGACGGTGATCACATTGGTACTAGAGAGAGGTGGAGTCCCCTCGTCCGTAGCTGTGATTGTGACGTCATACTGAGAAACGCTCTCTCTATCAAGAGCACCGTCAACCAACAAAGAGTAATAATTCTTATAGTTCAACTTCAGTTTAAAAGGCATAGAGCCAGTAATTATGCAATTTGCATGGCCATTTTTGTCTCTGTCTCGATCTGTCACAGTAACCAAAGCCACGACTGTACCTAATTCAGCGTCCTCTTTAACCTCATTCAGCACAGAAGAGA includes the following:
- the LOC115552702 gene encoding protocadherin beta-17-like — protein: MTEMGRGDGRGSVWIIHILVLCLFECSVALLSYTVSEEADKGTAVGNLAKDLNINVRQLESRGLQIVSGHSKKHFDANLITGALTVGERMNREELCPHLAKCILKIQAVLSNPINIYRIEVNVLDINDNGPVFLEQNHAFNISESSSTGERYPLPAAIDPDEGSNSVHNYKLNQNDYFSLDVQGSGEETVSAELVLKKALDREHEQVIKLTLTAIDGGKPVKTGTLKITVNIIDVNDNTPAFGKMLYKIRVNESVPAGTTVIKLDATDLDEGSNAEIIYSFMKRGNVKSYDKFDIDAFSGEVTVKESLDHETNAAYELRVQATDKGASPRSGYSKLLVEVVDVNDNAPEISITSVNSPLKEDAERGTVVALINVLDTDSGKNGQTNCRIIGSVPFSLKLNYKNEYSMIVDGALDREITYQYNITIAATDEGTPPISSTSLVVVQLSDVNDNPPRFREPVYNVYVKENDRVGDVIYKVTAFDPDVNENAQITYSLQAIPTTNVQISSLINMNSETGDILSLRSFNFEEFKTFSFKVQATDSGVPPLSSNVIVNVFILDENDNSPGILPPYSEHGSVNSENIPYSAEAGYFVAKIRAVDADSGYNALLSYHISEPKGTNLFRIGTSTGEIRTKIRMSDNDLKTHPLVVLVCDNGEPSLTATVSIDVVVVENTGDLQTQLRHVPLKEDSFSALNLYLLIAIASVSVIFLLSLISLIAVKCHRTDNSFSRYSAPMITTHPDGSWSYSKSTQQYDVCFSSDTLKSDVVVFPPQFPPVDGELISINGGDTLNRTQTLPNKDKVRVSRVALNTTDKCMSSLHFVSTFINSLFCAANVYIDVYTTTMILIECRQYDTQTPPLYDEVAVVHYSFVWRNTNDEEAAREELCAIVSNLVLNVRVS
- the LOC115552447 gene encoding protocadherin alpha-3-like, which gives rise to MKTPPLFHRRRQSVVLRGTRKHSDEVVARRVGPWNNIGHSSYFVDRGFVSFDILAMAAWQRNDHVWIVFSVLLCFCEWSVAQISYSVSEEVDKGTVVGNLAKDLNLNLQQLQSRNLEINSGYKMQYFQADLKSGFLYVNERIDREELCPKTVKCSLNVEAMLSDPRDLRRIEIDILDVNDNSPSFLEDIKIIDMYESTSPGDRYPLPTAHDADIGSNAMKTYKLSQNEHLSLDVQSSEDNSLSAELVLQKPLDREKQAVITLTLTAVDGGKPPRSGTLQITVNVMDVNDNTPVFSQSLYKAQIVENAEIGATLLTLSATDLDDGVNSELVYSFAAKGRKDPSDAFSLNGETGVITIKANIDFEENQAYDIRVQAKDKGSPPRIGHGKVLVEVIDINDNAPEIIVSSVLNEVKEDAELGTVVALVTVTDRDRDKNGHANCIITGSMPFKLKLNYKNYYSLLVDGALDRESVSQYDVTITATDEGTPPLSSTNVITVHVSDVNDNPPRFPHPVMNVYVKENSPTDRVIHTVTAVDADVGDNAKVTFAIVNNASFPVLSMVNINPESGEIVCLQSYDYEEKKTFQFKVQATDSGVPPLRSNVTVNVCILDENDNSPGILPPYSEHGSVNSENIPYSAEAGYFVAKIRAVDADSGYNALLSYHISEPKGTNLFRIGTSTGEIRTKRRMSDNDLKTHPLVVLVCDNGEPSLTATVSIDVVVVENTGDLQTQFRHVPPKEDSFSAVNLYLLIAIASVSVIFLLSLICLIAVKCHRTDNSFSRYSAPMITTHPDGSWSYSKSTQQYDVCFSSDTLKSDVVVFPPQFPPVDGELISINGGDSLSRTQTLPNHEKVC